The proteins below come from a single Iocasia fonsfrigidae genomic window:
- a CDS encoding helix-hairpin-helix domain-containing protein, whose translation MSIIKNEEGYTLIIVIWAVVILSFIFINLVDEISLDRHLAEYEIGEKKIRQVEISALNMAINKLRQDETTTYDGPDDEWVEGILTEINDINCQVMITDYGSKININFIDIDLLTELPWWNEEISEVLDEGLISDPVLLKDVLGDNYKSFISSFTTLGKFNINNDSLAGLTKFLSFYGLSEDVINTIENNLKKFRKEKKSFQNIEDLPIKIKGIDYTTIEKIANQFILEGRININLVSEEVLDTLKTVLGLNEKTSEELITYRNSETIDDLGVLKDLISEEDYKKIKPYLTTSSSFFVINIKLTDMADNILRETEVVIEREYPEEDESQVEIIKYLK comes from the coding sequence ATGTCTATTATTAAAAATGAAGAGGGTTATACCTTAATAATTGTTATCTGGGCTGTGGTTATTTTATCTTTTATTTTTATTAATCTGGTAGATGAAATCTCTTTAGATAGACATCTGGCAGAATATGAAATAGGAGAAAAGAAAATAAGACAGGTAGAAATTTCTGCCCTGAACATGGCTATAAATAAATTAAGGCAGGATGAAACAACGACTTATGATGGTCCTGACGATGAGTGGGTAGAAGGGATATTAACGGAGATAAATGATATCAATTGTCAGGTCATGATAACAGATTATGGTAGTAAGATAAATATTAATTTTATAGATATTGATTTATTAACAGAACTGCCCTGGTGGAATGAAGAAATTTCAGAAGTCTTAGATGAAGGATTAATTTCAGACCCGGTTTTATTAAAAGATGTTCTGGGTGATAATTATAAATCATTTATAAGTAGTTTTACTACACTGGGGAAATTTAATATTAATAATGATAGTTTAGCTGGGTTGACCAAATTTCTTTCATTTTATGGGCTAAGTGAAGATGTGATTAATACAATAGAGAATAATTTAAAAAAGTTTAGAAAAGAGAAGAAATCATTTCAGAATATAGAGGATCTACCGATTAAGATTAAAGGTATTGATTATACTACCATTGAAAAAATAGCTAATCAATTTATTCTGGAAGGTCGAATTAATATAAACCTGGTTAGTGAAGAGGTTCTAGATACTTTAAAAACAGTTCTGGGGTTAAATGAAAAAACTAGCGAAGAGTTAATTACCTATCGTAATTCAGAAACAATTGATGATTTAGGGGTTTTAAAAGATCTTATTTCCGAAGAAGACTATAAAAAGATAAAGCCATATTTAACAACTAGCAGTAGTTTTTTTGTGATTAATATTAAACTAACAGATATGGCAGATAATATTTTAAGAGAGACTGAAGTAGTTATAGAGAGAGAGTATCCAGAAGAAGACGAATCTCAGGTAGAGATAATAAAATATCTGAAGTAG
- a CDS encoding cyclase family protein, translating to MSVYEMGKLRIVDLTKELDPATESRRCHMYRFNTGGPIPDYHTIMDITSHLGTHCECPYHHDDTWPSVAELPLTTFLGRAIYVDFKETVKPYTHITKADLDRETEGMIKEGDIVIIDSSYKLTPFTSATNTEEDQRLLINGESAEWFCDHKVKCVGFGDGVSIESCNEDVKPFHDILMAENIVFLEVLKNLDKLKEKVFFMSYSPLPIKELDSCPVRAYAIEGLAEFSK from the coding sequence ATGAGTGTATATGAAATGGGAAAATTAAGGATAGTAGATCTTACAAAAGAATTAGATCCGGCTACAGAATCAAGAAGATGTCATATGTATCGTTTTAACACAGGAGGTCCAATTCCTGATTATCATACAATTATGGATATAACAAGTCACTTAGGAACACATTGTGAGTGTCCATATCATCATGATGACACATGGCCAAGTGTTGCTGAACTTCCACTTACAACTTTTCTTGGAAGAGCAATTTATGTTGATTTTAAGGAAACTGTAAAGCCATACACACACATTACAAAAGCAGATTTAGACAGAGAAACTGAAGGTATGATAAAAGAAGGTGATATTGTCATCATTGATTCTTCATATAAGCTTACACCATTTACATCTGCTACTAATACTGAAGAAGATCAAAGACTTTTAATCAATGGAGAGTCAGCTGAGTGGTTTTGTGATCATAAGGTTAAATGTGTAGGATTTGGAGATGGTGTTTCTATTGAAAGTTGTAATGAGGATGTGAAACCTTTCCATGATATCTTAATGGCAGAAAACATTGTATTTCTGGAAGTGCTTAAAAATTTGGATAAGTTAAAAGAAAAGGTATTCTTTATGAGTTATTCACCACTTCCTATCAAGGAGTTAGATTCCTGTCCTGTTCGAGCATATGCTATTGAGGGACTTGCAGAATTTTCAAAATAA
- the gspE gene encoding type II secretion system ATPase GspE translates to MIDKRKIDTDLIKDYPREILKEFHLLPADRENDRVILYCDKKPPLPVVDNLEVYGGRRIKTIEIPAEELSWLLNEYLDAPLDTVEEMLNDLNDDSLKDFSSIELDLKTENLEELAQEAPVIRLVNAILTAGLKNNASDIHIEPFEDNLKLRFRIDGVLYENPAPPRELFPAIITRIKIMARLNIAERRLPQEGRIRIKVLGREVDIRVSCIPTLYGESVVLRILDRAAYLLELVNLGFEEDMLVNYKKLVNLPHGILLVTGPTGSGKTTTLYATLNELNLPGRKIITVEDPVEYQLDGVNQIQVKPEIDFTFARGLRSILRQDPDIIMIGEIRDLVTAKIAIQAALTGHLVLATLHTNDAVSAITRLINMGVEEYLLAATIKGVLAQRLVRVLCPQCSIKYKEKKYEKYLPEEYQTKDFYIPVGCDSCNNIGYKGRSGIYELLTITTELEEMIARKVTTSSLRSKASKNGFRELMADGILKAEKGITSLDEIIRVTKN, encoded by the coding sequence ATGATTGATAAAAGAAAAATTGATACTGACTTAATAAAGGACTATCCTAGAGAAATTCTTAAGGAATTCCATCTCCTGCCGGCTGACAGGGAAAATGACAGGGTTATTTTATATTGTGATAAAAAACCACCTTTACCAGTAGTAGATAACCTGGAAGTCTATGGAGGGCGAAGAATTAAAACTATAGAAATACCTGCTGAAGAGTTATCTTGGTTATTAAATGAATATCTTGATGCCCCTCTGGATACAGTCGAAGAGATGCTTAATGATTTAAATGATGATAGTTTAAAGGATTTTAGCAGTATAGAGCTGGATTTAAAAACTGAAAACCTGGAAGAACTGGCTCAGGAAGCACCAGTAATTCGACTGGTTAATGCTATACTAACTGCTGGATTGAAGAACAATGCCAGTGATATTCATATTGAGCCCTTTGAAGATAATCTTAAACTCCGCTTCAGGATAGATGGTGTTTTATACGAAAACCCGGCCCCTCCCCGGGAACTCTTTCCGGCCATTATAACCAGGATAAAAATCATGGCCAGATTAAATATTGCTGAACGGCGTTTACCCCAGGAAGGGAGAATAAGGATTAAAGTACTGGGCCGGGAAGTGGATATCAGGGTATCATGTATTCCAACACTCTATGGAGAGAGTGTGGTTTTACGTATCCTGGACAGGGCAGCTTACCTGCTGGAACTGGTAAATCTTGGTTTTGAGGAAGATATGCTGGTAAATTATAAAAAGTTGGTAAATTTACCACATGGGATATTACTGGTAACCGGACCTACTGGAAGTGGAAAGACAACAACACTCTATGCCACTCTCAATGAACTAAATCTACCTGGGAGGAAAATTATAACTGTTGAAGACCCGGTAGAATACCAATTAGATGGGGTAAATCAAATTCAGGTAAAACCGGAAATAGACTTTACCTTTGCCCGGGGTTTAAGGTCTATCCTGCGCCAGGACCCTGATATAATCATGATTGGAGAGATAAGGGATTTAGTGACAGCCAAAATTGCTATTCAGGCTGCCTTAACCGGACACCTGGTACTGGCTACTTTACATACTAATGATGCAGTAAGTGCTATAACCCGACTGATCAATATGGGGGTAGAGGAGTATCTTCTGGCCGCAACAATAAAAGGAGTGCTGGCTCAACGCCTGGTCAGGGTTTTATGTCCGCAGTGTTCAATAAAATATAAGGAGAAAAAATATGAAAAATACCTGCCAGAGGAATATCAAACAAAAGACTTTTACATACCAGTTGGTTGTGATAGCTGTAATAATATTGGTTATAAAGGTAGAAGCGGTATTTATGAACTGCTGACTATCACAACTGAACTGGAAGAGATGATTGCCAGGAAAGTTACTACCAGTAGTTTGAGAAGTAAAGCCAGCAAGAATGGTTTTAGAGAATTGATGGCAGATGGAATATTAAAAGCAGAAAAGGGGATAACCTCTCTTGATGAGATTATCAGGGTGACAAAAAATTAA
- a CDS encoding isocitrate lyase/PEP mutase family protein has product MSKYEKKPVQSFMELVENEQVFAPCVWDCRTSRAAELAGFKALMLSGGQLAESVAGLPDIGLITADDLVQSTERICNYSSLPVIVDADDGYGDTPLTTYRLIQRLIKAGAKGCTLDDTTGIRGWNRWGFAMMNGYQDGDIKHNVVSSEKWLAKIAASYEAAKGTDFLVIARTECKLQYGLDEAISRCKAAEEMAEEMGVKVMTLIIGLKTIEEAKIVSEEVKGWKMWPDVMSKNGKPDVALDEVKPYGFNFVTCHFLEKASMFGMYDYAKHVVKDRHTVYADEHDMGGMSKEEMPKWIDMGLNYWIGIEEEFNEKAKKYNK; this is encoded by the coding sequence ATGAGCAAATATGAAAAAAAACCAGTACAATCTTTTATGGAATTAGTAGAAAATGAGCAAGTTTTTGCCCCTTGTGTATGGGATTGTCGTACTTCAAGGGCAGCTGAATTAGCAGGTTTTAAAGCATTGATGTTAAGTGGTGGACAGTTAGCAGAGAGTGTAGCAGGACTTCCCGATATTGGACTTATTACTGCAGATGACTTAGTTCAGTCAACTGAAAGAATATGTAATTATTCATCTCTTCCTGTTATTGTTGATGCTGATGATGGATACGGAGACACCCCTCTAACAACGTATCGTTTGATTCAACGACTTATTAAAGCAGGTGCTAAAGGATGCACATTAGATGATACAACCGGCATAAGAGGTTGGAATAGATGGGGATTCGCCATGATGAACGGATATCAAGATGGTGATATTAAACACAATGTTGTTTCAAGCGAAAAATGGTTAGCCAAGATTGCAGCATCATATGAAGCTGCTAAAGGAACGGATTTCCTTGTAATTGCAAGAACTGAGTGTAAATTACAGTATGGTCTAGATGAAGCCATAAGTCGTTGCAAAGCTGCTGAAGAAATGGCAGAAGAAATGGGCGTTAAAGTTATGACACTTATTATTGGTCTTAAGACTATAGAGGAAGCAAAAATAGTAAGTGAAGAAGTTAAAGGCTGGAAAATGTGGCCGGATGTAATGAGCAAAAATGGAAAACCGGATGTAGCTCTCGATGAAGTAAAACCTTATGGCTTTAATTTTGTAACATGCCATTTCTTAGAAAAAGCATCAATGTTTGGTATGTATGATTATGCCAAGCATGTTGTTAAGGATCGCCATACAGTCTATGCAGATGAACATGATATGGGTGGAATGTCAAAAGAAGAGATGCCTAAGTGGATTGATATGGGTCTCAACTATTGGATTGGAATTGAAGAAGAGTTTAATGAAAAAGCTAAAAAATACAATAAATAA
- a CDS encoding glycoside hydrolase family 9 protein produces MIRRLTYLVVFFTFFLFVLVITEAIVSAEVILKEYEPGQLLKETNFNEGSGLPWHIVETAPAEASFELTDGRYYVTIEKVNPSGGERWDLQFRHRELFVESGHTYTLSFTISASNDCQIYTKIGDQNEPYFEDWNMNQNWEFIHLTAGQPVTITQTFTANRTAEVLEWAFHLADAPVGTVFWFDDLSLTDPQFAGHSPETRPNYRDIRVNQLGYFPNREKLATLHTEATSPVEWRLEDSFGYIVDSGMTEVFGFDNDSGEHVHIIDFSDFNQVGRDYKLYADSEPVYDGGDSLVESYPFDIADDMYNDMLYDSLKYFYHSRSGIPIEEEYVQRPDLAREAGHPVDIMETSTTEQGDWAYNESFTVDVTGGWYDAGDHGKYVVNGGITLWTLQNMYERMLYTDDDISALGDNTMNIPESGNGIPDILDEARYHMEVMLKMQVPEGYDRAGMVFHKGHDHKWTGLATSPAMATQLVADGEINRILKPPTTAATLNFAATGAQAYRLWLDYDQGFANGCLAAAERAWVAAVANPAIYAPYDESVGGGPYGDDYVLDDFYWAASELYVATGKAVYRDYLQSSPHYLEVPNYLEAGEETHTVGQFNWGNTAALGTLTLALVPNDLASADIETARDNIATAADFTLNIQANQGYGITIEPSPVMDTGLVGYPWGSNSFVTNSSIVLAYAFDYTNEEKYLNGVTEAMDYMMGRNPNERVYITGYGDYPIQYPHHRFFSHQVDPSFPIAPPGITNGGPNSGLQDPWVKGSGWQPGERAPQKSFMDHIESWSTNECTINWNAPMAWVTSFLAQKGNNNGDVVDIIPGDVNDDGSVNSLDYILVCRYILGILAEFPTTDGFDAADLNNDGSVNTIDYVLLRELIQ; encoded by the coding sequence ATGATAAGAAGGTTAACATATTTAGTTGTTTTTTTTACATTCTTTTTATTTGTATTGGTGATTACTGAGGCAATAGTCTCAGCTGAAGTAATATTGAAAGAGTATGAACCAGGACAATTATTAAAAGAAACAAATTTTAATGAAGGTTCAGGTCTTCCCTGGCATATTGTTGAAACAGCTCCGGCAGAAGCTTCTTTTGAACTAACAGATGGAAGATATTATGTAACAATTGAAAAAGTTAATCCCAGTGGGGGAGAAAGATGGGATCTACAGTTTCGTCATAGAGAACTTTTTGTGGAAAGCGGCCATACCTATACATTGTCCTTTACTATAAGTGCCAGTAATGACTGTCAAATATATACTAAAATAGGTGATCAGAATGAACCATATTTTGAAGATTGGAATATGAACCAAAATTGGGAATTTATACATCTTACAGCTGGCCAGCCAGTTACAATTACACAGACATTTACTGCTAATCGTACTGCTGAAGTACTGGAATGGGCCTTTCATCTTGCTGATGCCCCTGTTGGAACAGTATTTTGGTTTGATGATCTAAGTTTAACTGATCCTCAGTTTGCCGGTCATTCACCTGAAACAAGACCAAATTACAGAGATATTCGTGTAAATCAGTTAGGTTATTTCCCTAACCGGGAGAAACTGGCAACATTGCATACAGAAGCTACCTCACCTGTAGAATGGAGATTAGAGGATAGTTTTGGTTATATTGTTGATAGTGGCATGACAGAAGTATTTGGTTTTGATAATGATTCTGGCGAGCATGTTCATATCATTGATTTCTCAGATTTTAATCAGGTAGGTAGAGACTATAAATTATATGCAGATAGTGAACCTGTTTATGATGGTGGTGACTCATTAGTAGAAAGTTATCCCTTTGATATAGCTGATGATATGTATAATGATATGCTATATGACTCACTAAAATATTTCTATCATTCAAGAAGTGGGATACCTATTGAGGAAGAGTATGTACAAAGACCTGACCTGGCTCGTGAAGCCGGTCATCCAGTTGACATTATGGAAACAAGTACTACGGAACAGGGAGACTGGGCTTATAATGAAAGCTTTACTGTAGATGTAACAGGTGGCTGGTATGATGCTGGAGATCATGGCAAATATGTAGTAAATGGTGGTATTACTTTATGGACACTGCAGAATATGTATGAGCGTATGCTATATACCGATGATGATATATCTGCTCTTGGTGATAATACTATGAATATTCCTGAAAGTGGAAATGGAATACCTGATATATTAGATGAAGCAAGATATCATATGGAAGTTATGCTAAAGATGCAGGTTCCAGAAGGTTATGATAGGGCAGGTATGGTTTTCCATAAAGGTCATGACCATAAATGGACGGGTCTTGCTACATCCCCGGCAATGGCAACGCAGTTAGTAGCAGATGGTGAAATTAATCGTATTTTAAAACCGCCTACAACAGCAGCTACTTTAAATTTTGCTGCAACTGGGGCACAGGCGTATCGTTTATGGTTAGATTATGACCAAGGTTTTGCTAATGGCTGTTTGGCAGCTGCTGAAAGGGCATGGGTAGCAGCTGTAGCAAATCCAGCTATATATGCTCCATACGATGAGTCGGTTGGTGGTGGACCATATGGGGATGATTATGTATTAGATGATTTCTATTGGGCAGCCAGTGAATTATATGTAGCAACAGGGAAAGCTGTTTATAGGGATTATCTACAGAGTTCTCCACATTATTTAGAAGTACCAAATTATCTGGAAGCTGGAGAAGAAACACATACTGTAGGTCAGTTTAACTGGGGTAATACAGCGGCTCTCGGTACTTTGACACTGGCACTTGTCCCTAATGATTTAGCCTCTGCTGATATTGAAACCGCAAGAGATAATATTGCTACAGCAGCTGATTTTACATTAAATATACAGGCTAATCAAGGTTATGGTATTACTATTGAACCATCTCCAGTCATGGATACTGGTTTAGTAGGTTATCCATGGGGATCTAATTCATTTGTTACTAATTCAAGCATTGTTCTGGCATATGCCTTTGATTATACAAATGAAGAAAAATATCTAAATGGTGTTACTGAAGCTATGGATTATATGATGGGACGTAACCCTAATGAAAGGGTTTATATAACAGGATATGGTGATTATCCTATTCAATATCCACATCATCGTTTCTTTTCCCACCAGGTTGATCCTTCATTTCCGATAGCGCCTCCAGGGATTACTAATGGTGGACCAAACTCTGGATTACAGGATCCCTGGGTTAAAGGATCTGGCTGGCAACCAGGTGAAAGGGCACCTCAGAAGAGTTTTATGGATCACATTGAATCATGGTCGACAAATGAATGTACTATAAACTGGAATGCTCCAATGGCCTGGGTGACATCTTTTCTGGCTCAAAAGGGGAATAACAATGGTGATGTTGTGGATATAATTCCTGGTGATGTAAATGATGATGGAAGTGTAAATTCATTAGATTATATATTAGTTTGCAGGTATATATTAGGTATTTTGGCTGAGTTTCCTACAACAGATGGATTTGATGCTGCGGATTTAAATAATGATGGCTCTGTTAATACAATAGATTATGTACTGTTAAGAGAGTTAATCCAGTAA
- a CDS encoding cupin domain-containing protein, with the protein MIKKSDEKIYDKKKSPFDGKGEILVRSLLNGPEEMYETGRVFAHTTVYPGSSIGYHVHKNESETYYILSGVGDYNDNGTMKTVTAGDVTFTGAGEGHGIEVVGNEPIEMIALILYDKRQ; encoded by the coding sequence ATGATCAAAAAAAGTGATGAAAAAATATATGATAAAAAGAAGAGCCCATTTGATGGTAAAGGCGAGATATTAGTAAGAAGTCTTTTAAATGGACCGGAGGAAATGTATGAGACTGGTAGGGTGTTTGCACATACAACAGTTTATCCAGGATCATCTATTGGATATCATGTTCATAAGAACGAATCTGAAACATATTACATTTTAAGTGGTGTTGGAGACTACAATGATAATGGAACAATGAAAACAGTAACAGCGGGTGATGTTACTTTTACAGGTGCTGGAGAAGGTCACGGTATTGAAGTCGTTGGAAATGAGCCTATTGAAATGATAGCTTTGATTTTATACGATAAGAGACAATGA
- a CDS encoding cohesin domain-containing protein has translation MKNYSNCFVVFTILVMFLLLASQGILAAGLTINVGSVIAEAGDAVIIPVSFEDIPTVGINNCDFRIGFDNTVLEAVSVSVGGIVPRPTLDFYSYINNDGEYVSFLFADEEQQGNNLIYDDGVFANIEFKVLTDAPSGLTEITVSNVGAFADYDLNTMEVETIAGGITVEGGVVIEVPEAPILNSAVADDGNVTLDWSSVSDANGYEVKYGTSSGSYSQQIDVENTTSYTVSGLTNGTTYYFVVTAYNSAGSSDNSNQLSATPESDEPTDIGQIELELSQNTTTTTNTINPTYTLSNIGTSSISLSDVKIRYYYTIDGGQTQNFWCDNGAIVSPSYSNITSSVEGTFTEMSSSTSDVDYYLEIGFSGNTLAAGATAEIQTRFVKDDWSNYDQSNDFSFNNAENVTVYINGQLVWGNVPEGGTIEVPAAPELNSVEAGVGSVNLDWNSVTDADGYIIKYGTVSANYTQEIDVASSTAYTVSNLLNTTYYFVVVAYNEAGNSDNSNELSATPQDDNESTEFTIDIEIATASPGDTVTIPIKLINVPSAGINNCDFRVGFDSNVLEVVDVSTGDIIPRPALDFYSYINTEEEYVSFLFADEEQQGNNLIYDDGVFTNIEFRVLAGAPAGLTKITVSSVGAFADYDLNVFEVETETGGITVSN, from the coding sequence ATGAAGAATTATTCAAATTGTTTTGTAGTTTTTACAATCTTGGTAATGTTTTTATTATTGGCTAGTCAAGGTATATTAGCGGCAGGATTAACAATAAATGTTGGAAGTGTAATAGCTGAAGCTGGTGATGCTGTTATAATACCGGTTAGTTTTGAAGATATACCTACTGTTGGTATTAACAACTGTGATTTTAGGATTGGCTTTGATAATACGGTATTAGAAGCGGTAAGTGTAAGTGTTGGAGGTATAGTACCCAGGCCAACACTTGATTTCTATAGTTATATTAACAATGATGGGGAGTATGTTAGCTTTTTATTTGCAGATGAAGAACAACAAGGTAATAATCTAATCTATGATGATGGTGTATTTGCCAATATTGAGTTTAAAGTATTAACAGATGCACCTTCTGGTTTAACAGAAATAACAGTAAGTAATGTTGGCGCTTTTGCAGACTATGACTTGAATACTATGGAAGTTGAAACCATAGCAGGGGGTATTACTGTAGAAGGGGGAGTAGTCATTGAGGTGCCTGAAGCACCGATATTAAACTCAGCAGTAGCTGACGATGGTAATGTAACACTGGACTGGAGCAGTGTAAGTGATGCTAACGGTTATGAAGTTAAATATGGTACAAGTAGTGGTAGTTATTCACAGCAGATAGATGTGGAAAATACTACTAGTTATACAGTATCGGGTTTAACAAATGGAACAACTTATTACTTTGTGGTGACGGCTTATAATAGTGCAGGAAGTAGTGATAATTCCAACCAATTAAGTGCTACACCTGAGAGTGACGAGCCAACTGACATAGGACAGATTGAATTGGAGTTAAGTCAGAATACAACAACTACAACAAATACTATTAACCCTACTTATACCTTAAGCAATATTGGTACTTCTTCAATAAGTCTATCAGATGTTAAGATTAGATATTATTACACAATTGATGGGGGACAGACACAGAATTTCTGGTGTGACAATGGGGCAATAGTCTCACCTTCATATAGTAATATTACTAGTTCTGTAGAGGGAACTTTCACAGAAATGTCTAGCAGCACCTCAGATGTTGACTATTATCTAGAAATAGGATTTTCAGGTAATACACTGGCAGCAGGTGCTACTGCAGAAATACAGACTAGATTTGTTAAGGATGATTGGTCCAATTATGATCAAAGCAATGACTTTTCTTTTAATAATGCAGAAAATGTAACAGTATACATCAATGGTCAATTGGTCTGGGGTAATGTTCCAGAGGGAGGAACCATTGAGGTGCCTGCAGCACCAGAGTTAAATAGTGTAGAAGCTGGTGTAGGTAGTGTTAATTTAGATTGGAATAGTGTTACTGACGCTGATGGTTATATAATTAAATATGGTACTGTTAGTGCAAATTATACTCAGGAAATAGATGTAGCTTCATCTACCGCTTATACAGTGTCAAATTTACTCAATACTACTTATTATTTTGTAGTAGTGGCCTATAATGAAGCTGGAAACAGTGATAATTCTAATGAATTGAGTGCAACACCTCAGGATGATAATGAATCAACTGAATTTACTATTGATATTGAAATAGCAACTGCAAGTCCAGGAGATACAGTAACTATACCTATTAAGTTAATAAATGTTCCTTCAGCAGGAATCAATAACTGCGACTTCAGGGTTGGCTTTGATAGTAATGTACTGGAAGTAGTAGATGTAAGTACAGGGGATATAATACCTAGACCAGCACTTGATTTCTATAGTTATATTAACACTGAAGAAGAATACGTCAGCTTCTTATTTGCAGATGAAGAACAGCAGGGTAATAATCTAATCTATGATGATGGTGTATTTACCAATATTGAGTTTAGAGTTCTAGCAGGAGCACCCGCTGGTTTAACAAAAATAACAGTAAGCAGTGTTGGTGCCTTTGCTGATTATGATTTGAATGTTTTTGAAGTTGAGACAGAAACAGGAGGTATTACTGTAAGTAATTAG
- a CDS encoding ketopantoate reductase family protein — MKILVIGAGAMGSIYGGHLSLHNEVYMVDKNIEVIEKINTDGLTLVEDGEDVIYRPIALESTEDIGEVDLVILFVKSLYSKIALKENQHVLGKDTYILTLQNGAGHEDILEEFVSKNRIILGTTQDNGAVIEPGKVRRGGVGKTNFGMLVDDSDKMLAKCKTVFDACGFDCKIYDNIQQLIWNKLFTNISLSVVTGILQVPIGYVVSDEYAWNMTKSLIYEALQVAKEMGLEFDENEIIERVREISISSPDGLTSIYTDLKKGRKTEVDTISGSVVRAAEKVGVSVPVHEFVVNFVHAMENK, encoded by the coding sequence ATGAAGATATTAGTAATCGGAGCAGGAGCTATGGGCTCTATCTATGGTGGACATTTATCACTTCACAATGAAGTTTATATGGTAGATAAAAACATAGAAGTTATTGAGAAAATCAATACAGACGGTCTTACGCTTGTCGAAGATGGCGAAGATGTGATTTATAGACCGATAGCTTTAGAATCCACGGAAGATATTGGTGAAGTAGATCTAGTAATTTTATTTGTGAAATCACTGTACTCAAAAATAGCATTAAAGGAAAATCAACATGTTCTTGGCAAAGACACCTATATACTTACGCTTCAAAATGGAGCAGGTCATGAAGATATCCTTGAAGAATTTGTTTCAAAAAATCGAATTATATTAGGTACAACACAAGATAACGGTGCAGTTATAGAGCCTGGTAAAGTAAGGCGAGGTGGAGTTGGTAAGACTAATTTTGGAATGTTGGTCGATGATTCTGACAAAATGCTTGCTAAATGTAAAACCGTGTTTGATGCCTGTGGTTTTGACTGTAAAATATATGATAATATTCAACAATTAATCTGGAATAAACTATTTACCAATATATCATTAAGTGTAGTAACGGGAATTCTTCAGGTGCCTATTGGGTATGTAGTATCAGATGAATATGCCTGGAATATGACTAAGTCTCTGATTTATGAAGCACTTCAAGTTGCAAAAGAGATGGGTCTTGAATTTGATGAAAATGAGATAATAGAACGTGTACGTGAAATCTCGATTAGTTCTCCAGATGGACTTACTTCTATATATACTGATTTAAAAAAAGGCAGAAAAACAGAAGTGGATACTATTAGCGGTTCGGTTGTAAGAGCAGCTGAAAAAGTTGGAGTATCTGTTCCTGTCCACGAATTTGTTGTGAATTTCGTTCACGCTATGGAGAATAAATAG